The Candidatus Manganitrophus noduliformans genome window below encodes:
- a CDS encoding conjugal transfer protein TraG N-terminal domain-containing protein: MVYEIHTYGGGEGLFFILNGIKMIFGSSAYVTLIRIVSVAGILFAVGYTAISQRITPHYFMAWALAYLMLFTPKADVAIVDHIKPAGNQVITRVPASLAVISSYSSWVGDALTRLMEQAYSLPPEIGSRSSGNGTAISLIQSTLHERIAEPYVSASAPQYIRNCVFYDVLDGTRPASAILKSPNLLADFEVVHPSRFTETLIDEDGTEITGHPDVVTCTEGYRRLRLGLGTIYPAWWERFARNVAGSAGVPPETVGSVLPLSYESLMNLAATPQEILFQSAMIHAYDEALELQAKLTGSSTELLGMILSQAEYQQTNAWFTAGQMAREYLPAMRNLAEIFIHGLFVVILLLAFTPLFPAVLKMFGVGFLWLQLWGPILSIINFQVALWTREALLSTDQVTIMTLYQIDSALAGKLALAWGMSAAAVTIAWWIANFSFNGVASAIASAAGVSQSAAGQAASTSGMGNISMGNVHLSSMTANKENTAVERTAGWREERHGGWMEGGYGPAAYTNITPWTEEGAVRATLSNVGGALNLKVDDTDTQLRKTAYNDSKQQVQEMFGSEAAQFRQTLARQSEQQASSGTEQGYGESIESGQSAQWQRTNRAADRVANQIAEKYGVSADTAREIAEEALFTKAISGELGFDGSLGLHAPGIGGAGIKGKVEGTLGGQKRGEESSGIQAKRQHAFDEALNSFTAQESEEAWSLHEQARQSEQARHVQSTSTGGRESTTAGSARESQSLQGFREGVASLNSLAHEISQAEGRSIVLSQDQIPGFINYIGKQGGEQESFVVRKVIDAAREGRVDDTHIAGKTVADWIREYKTDLDRKHLAGPERAELFGKGSSLERGVDARIKGDKDMTSREQGQIRSWVEDRQTVTRDQIEGGKSNVSSKREGVEQKVEDTRGKAGAEVESGKAGISEKQGKISQGGEALKERVEKFQDQGVNLNRVAGEAVIPDFVKEKLNLQWMEGVGSQLSQGRRELFPEGANVPHPNFYGGGPSKEILDRAQQHPEKTLEMIDQQREEMYKNLESVYRTIEKMDHVGKEEER, encoded by the coding sequence ATGGTCTATGAGATCCATACCTACGGAGGAGGAGAGGGGCTCTTCTTCATATTGAACGGCATCAAGATGATCTTTGGCTCCAGCGCCTATGTCACGCTGATCCGGATCGTCAGCGTCGCGGGGATTCTATTTGCCGTCGGCTACACAGCGATTTCGCAGCGGATCACGCCTCACTATTTCATGGCGTGGGCCCTGGCCTATCTGATGCTGTTTACCCCCAAGGCCGACGTGGCGATTGTGGATCACATCAAACCGGCCGGCAATCAGGTCATCACCAGGGTCCCGGCCTCGCTCGCGGTCATCAGTTCCTACTCTTCCTGGGTGGGGGATGCCCTGACCCGTCTGATGGAGCAGGCCTACTCCCTCCCGCCTGAGATCGGATCGCGTTCTTCAGGGAACGGGACGGCGATCAGTCTCATCCAATCGACCCTCCACGAGCGGATTGCAGAGCCCTATGTCTCTGCCAGCGCGCCGCAGTATATCCGGAACTGCGTCTTCTACGACGTCCTGGACGGAACCCGGCCCGCCAGCGCGATTCTGAAAAGCCCGAATCTCCTGGCCGACTTCGAGGTGGTTCATCCGAGCCGGTTCACCGAAACGCTGATCGATGAGGACGGTACGGAGATCACGGGCCATCCCGATGTGGTGACCTGCACAGAAGGATATCGGCGCCTCCGGCTGGGGCTCGGTACGATCTATCCCGCCTGGTGGGAGCGGTTTGCCCGGAACGTAGCTGGATCGGCCGGGGTCCCTCCGGAGACCGTCGGGTCGGTCCTTCCCCTCTCCTATGAAAGCCTGATGAACCTCGCCGCCACCCCTCAGGAGATCCTCTTTCAGTCGGCGATGATCCATGCCTACGATGAGGCCCTGGAGCTTCAGGCCAAACTGACCGGCTCCTCGACGGAGCTCCTCGGCATGATCCTCTCTCAGGCGGAATACCAGCAGACGAACGCCTGGTTCACGGCGGGGCAGATGGCGCGGGAATATCTTCCGGCCATGAGAAACCTCGCGGAGATCTTCATTCACGGCCTCTTCGTCGTCATCCTTCTCCTTGCGTTCACCCCACTCTTCCCCGCCGTCCTGAAGATGTTCGGCGTCGGCTTCCTCTGGCTCCAGCTCTGGGGCCCGATTCTTTCCATTATCAATTTTCAGGTGGCCCTCTGGACCCGGGAGGCGCTGCTGTCCACCGATCAGGTCACGATCATGACCCTCTATCAAATCGACTCCGCGCTGGCGGGGAAGCTGGCGCTCGCCTGGGGGATGTCGGCCGCCGCCGTGACCATTGCCTGGTGGATCGCCAACTTTTCTTTCAACGGTGTCGCCTCGGCCATCGCATCCGCGGCAGGGGTCTCGCAGTCGGCGGCCGGCCAGGCCGCATCCACCAGCGGGATGGGGAATATCAGCATGGGGAATGTCCATCTGAGCAGCATGACGGCGAACAAGGAGAACACCGCAGTGGAGAGGACGGCAGGATGGAGAGAGGAGCGGCACGGCGGGTGGATGGAGGGAGGATACGGGCCGGCCGCGTATACAAACATCACCCCCTGGACCGAGGAAGGGGCGGTCCGGGCGACCCTCAGCAACGTGGGGGGCGCGCTGAATCTCAAAGTGGACGATACCGATACACAGCTTCGCAAGACAGCCTACAACGATTCGAAGCAGCAGGTTCAGGAGATGTTCGGCTCCGAAGCGGCGCAGTTTCGCCAGACCCTGGCCCGGCAGTCGGAGCAGCAGGCCTCGTCCGGGACGGAGCAGGGTTACGGAGAGAGCATCGAGTCCGGACAATCGGCCCAGTGGCAGAGAACCAACCGGGCTGCAGACCGGGTGGCAAATCAGATTGCGGAGAAGTACGGCGTCTCGGCGGATACGGCAAGAGAGATCGCCGAGGAAGCCCTTTTCACGAAAGCGATCAGCGGGGAACTCGGATTTGATGGTTCGTTGGGACTTCACGCACCCGGGATTGGAGGGGCCGGAATCAAAGGAAAGGTGGAAGGAACATTAGGAGGTCAAAAACGCGGTGAGGAATCATCCGGTATTCAGGCAAAGAGGCAACACGCTTTTGACGAGGCCCTCAATTCCTTCACCGCACAAGAATCTGAGGAGGCCTGGTCGCTCCATGAGCAGGCCAGGCAGTCCGAGCAGGCCCGGCATGTACAATCGACTTCCACGGGAGGCCGGGAAAGCACGACGGCCGGCAGCGCCAGGGAGAGCCAGAGCCTGCAGGGCTTCCGGGAAGGGGTGGCCAGTCTGAACTCCCTTGCGCACGAGATCAGCCAGGCCGAAGGAAGGTCCATTGTCCTGAGCCAGGACCAGATACCGGGGTTCATCAACTACATCGGCAAACAGGGCGGGGAGCAGGAAAGCTTTGTGGTGCGGAAGGTGATCGATGCCGCGAGAGAAGGCCGTGTGGACGACACCCACATTGCAGGGAAAACAGTGGCAGACTGGATCCGGGAATACAAAACCGATCTTGACAGAAAGCACCTTGCCGGTCCCGAACGGGCGGAGCTTTTTGGAAAGGGATCTTCTCTGGAAAGAGGCGTGGACGCACGGATCAAGGGCGATAAAGATATGACCTCTCGCGAGCAGGGTCAAATCCGGTCCTGGGTGGAAGATCGTCAGACAGTGACACGCGATCAAATTGAGGGTGGAAAAAGCAACGTCAGCTCGAAGAGGGAGGGGGTCGAGCAGAAGGTGGAAGATACTCGCGGAAAGGCCGGAGCCGAAGTCGAGTCTGGAAAAGCTGGCATTTCTGAAAAGCAGGGGAAGATCAGCCAGGGAGGGGAAGCCCTGAAAGAGCGCGTAGAGAAATTTCAGGACCAAGGAGTCAACCTTAATCGGGTCGCAGGCGAAGCGGTGATACCGGATTTTGTCAAGGAAAAGCTGAACCTTCAGTGGATGGAGGGAGTGGGAAGCCAGCTCTCCCAGGGCCGCAGAGAGCTCTTTCCGGAAGGAGCCAATGTCCCTCACCCGAATTTCTACGGCGGGGGACCCAGCAAGGAAATTCTGGATCGGGCGCAACAGCATCCGGAAAAAACACTGGAAATGATCGATCAACAGCGGGAGGAGATGTACAAGAACTTAGAGAGTGTGTACCGGACGATAGAAAAGATGGATCATGTGGGAAAAGAAGAAGAGCGCTGA
- a CDS encoding endonuclease/exonuclease/phosphatase family protein: protein MKIGSYNIENLIERFHEKYKSSRMKIPYGTPPSDFLDITKDRRFKNIKLSQEKLDRLSEVIRKNNADVLALQEVDDLDTLRSFNRSCLKYRYPYALLIEGNDPRWIDIGLLSKLPIGNVRTHQYLKFRPQGQRERYIFSRDLLEVDIHSHQREKLFTLFVNHLKSKREVGKKGSSDALRKRQAEAVRDRVKERFKDSEGAYIILGDMNDTPGSDPLQPLFELPVTSAFEKLQPQDRWTHYYKGGKEHNQLDHILLSRSLAGQARNPFIDRSGMLSTTPGLKLDEQNSKIRKKGEHASDHAAVFVELEI, encoded by the coding sequence ATCCCCTATGGAACCCCTCCCAGCGACTTCCTCGACATCACCAAAGACAGGCGGTTCAAGAACATCAAGCTCAGCCAGGAAAAACTGGACAGGCTCTCAGAAGTCATCAGGAAGAACAATGCGGATGTCCTGGCCTTACAGGAAGTGGATGACCTCGACACCCTCCGGTCCTTCAACCGTTCTTGCCTCAAATATCGCTACCCCTACGCACTTCTGATCGAAGGGAACGACCCCCGCTGGATCGACATCGGGCTGCTCAGCAAACTTCCAATCGGCAATGTCCGGACCCATCAGTACCTCAAGTTCAGGCCGCAAGGGCAGAGGGAACGGTACATCTTCTCCCGGGATCTCCTGGAGGTCGACATTCACAGCCATCAGAGGGAGAAACTTTTCACGCTCTTCGTAAATCACCTCAAGTCCAAACGGGAGGTGGGAAAAAAGGGGTCAAGCGATGCCTTGAGAAAACGGCAGGCCGAGGCGGTACGGGACCGGGTCAAAGAGCGGTTTAAAGATAGCGAGGGCGCTTATATTATCCTGGGGGATATGAATGATACGCCGGGGTCTGATCCCCTTCAACCGCTCTTTGAACTCCCGGTGACCAGCGCCTTTGAGAAACTTCAGCCACAGGATCGCTGGACTCATTACTACAAGGGCGGCAAGGAACACAATCAGCTCGACCACATTCTCCTCTCACGTTCTCTGGCTGGGCAGGCCCGCAACCCCTTCATTGACCGGAGCGGGATGCTCTCCACCACCCCTGGTCTCAAACTCGATGAGCAGAACTCCAAAATCAGAAAGAAGGGGGAGCATGCCTCTGACCACGCGGCGGTATTCGTAGAACTTGAGATCTGA